From the Betaproteobacteria bacterium genome, the window GGCGGCGCTTCAACTCCGCTGGCTGCGCCGATACTGCGGCCGCCACGTGCGGCAGGTGTCCTGCTACTCCTCGTCGATCCGCGCGAAGCGCTCCGCCAGGAAATCGATGAGCCGGCGCACCGCAGGCAGCAGTCCGCGCCGGGAGGGGAACACGGCGTGGATGACGCCGCACTGCGGTGCCCATCCGGGCAGCACTTGCAGCAGCGCGCCCGCGCGAAGCTCGTCGCCGACCATCATCGTCGGCAGCGATGCGATGCCGACGCCGGCGACCGCGGCACAGCGCAGTGTGGTCATGTCGTCAGTCACCAGACGCGGCGTGTGCCTGATTGCGGCTGTCGCACCCTCGGGGCCTTCGAGCTGCCACACGTGTTCCGGTCGCGGTGGTCCCTGGTCGAGGGTCGGCAGCGTGTTGAGATCCGCCGGCACCTTCGGCGCGGGATGGCGGTGCAGCAGCGACGGGCTTGCGACCAGGCCCCACCTGCGTTTGCCGAGAACCTTCACGATCAGGTCGCTGTCCTGCAGCGGCGGCATGCGGGCGCGGATCGCGACATCGATGCCTTCCGCGATCACGTCGACGCGACGGTTGGTCTCTTCGAGGTGCAGGGTCACGCGCGGATGCTCGATCAGGAACGCCGCCAGCATCTCAGCCACCCGCGCATGCAGGAGCGCGACCGGGCAGGTGATCCGCACCACCCCGCACGGTTCCGAGTGCGTCATCTCGATGGCGTCCTGTGCGGCATCCGCTTCCACCAGCATCGCTTTGCAGTGGGCGTAGTAGCGCTGGCCGATGTCCGTGACCGAGAAGCGGCGGGTCGAGCGCTGGATGAGGCGCACGCCGAGCCGTTCCTCCAGCAGCGCGATGCGGCGGCTCAGCTTCGACTTCGGCAGACCCAGCGCGCGTGCTGCTGGCGCGAACCCCCGGTGGTCCACCACCTGCGCGAAGTAGAAGAGGTCGTTGAGGTCCCGCTGCATCCTCGCCCCGTCGTTCCATGGGCAGGACGCTGAGGATACATTACGGCGTCTACTGCCCGCGACGTGACGCCCCTATTCTTCGTTGCGTACGAGGCCGCCTCGGCCCCCATCAAGGAGGAACGCAATGAAGAGAATCCTCGGCGTCTACGAAAGTCCGCGCTCGCACTGGGTGGGCGACGGTTTTCCGGTACGCACGCTGTTTTCCTACGACACGATGGGCGCGCACCTGAGCCCCTTCCTTATGCTGGACTACGCGGGACCGGCGCACTTCGCCCCGGCAGCGCGCCCGCGTGGTGTCGGCGTGCATCCGCACCGCGGCTTCGAGACGGTGACCATCGTCTATCAGGGCGAGCTGGAACACCGCGATTCCACCGGCAGCGGCGGGCGCATCGGCGCCGGCGACGTGCAGTGGATGACGGCGGCGTCCGGCATCCTGCACGAGGAGTTTCATTCGACGGAATTCACGCGCACCGGCGGCACGCTCGAGATGGTGCAGCTGTGGGTGAATCTTCCCGCCCGCGACAAGCGTGCGGCGCCCGGCTATCAGACCTTGCTCGACCGCGACATTCCCCGGGTGGACCTGCCCGGCGCGGCCGGCAGCGTGCGCGTGATCGCCGGCGCCTTTGACGGACGCCGCGGTCCGGCGCGAACCTTCACGCCGATGGAGGTCTGGGACGTGCGCGTGAAGCAGGGCAGCCGCGTCGAGTTCGACGTGCCGGAAGGCCACACGGCGGCCCTCGTCGTTCTGCGCGGATCGGCTCGGGTGAACGACGGCGAACCCGCGCGCGACGGGCAGATGGTCGTGCTTGCGCGGGACGGCGGCGGCATCTGCGTGGAGGCCATGAGCGAGACGACGATCCTGCTGCTTGCCGGCGCGCCGATCGACGAGCCGATCTCCGGCTACGGGCCGTTCGTGATGAATACGCGGGCCGAGATCCGCCAGGCCATCGACGACTTCAACGGCGGCCGCTTCGGCGCGATGGCGCAGTGAGCAGTCGGGTTGCGCGGGGCTCGCGCCGGCCCCGCGTGACGATGTCGTATCATCGCCGCACGGACGCCGCGCGGGGCGTGAACGACGGCGCTTGTGCTGCGGTGCCGGAGGAGGCGACGTGAAGAACAGCGTGGGCAGGGAGATACCGGCCCACATCGCGGGTTATCGCGCGGTCAGACCGTTCACCGGCGCGTTCGACAATCTGGGTGTGGTGACGCGCACCACGGCGACCTTGACGAGCGCCGTGCCGGACCGGCAGAAGGTGCTGCCCGACATCGCGACGGCGATCCGCGCGTGCGGCCTCAGGGACGGTGCCACCATCTCGTTTCACCACCATCTGCGCGACGGCGATCACGTGCTCAACCGGGTGCTCGCCGAGATCGCGCGGCTCGGGATTCGCGACGTTCGCGTCGCGTCGAGTTCGCTCTTCCCGGTACACGCGCCCCTGGTCGATCACTTCGCGAGCGGCGTGGTGACGGGGCTCTGTGCCACCTACATCGCCGGGCCGGTGGGCGAGGCGATCGCGCACGGCGCGCTCGCCCGGCCGATCGTCATGTACACGCACGGCGGGCGCGCGCGGGCCATCGAGGCGGGCGACCTGCACATAGACGTCGCCTTCGTCGCTGCGCCGACCGCCGACACCTACGGCAACATCAACGGCGTCGACGGCGTGTCCGCGTGCGGCACGCTCGGCTATGCCGCGACCGACGTGCGCTATGCCGACTGGGTGGTCGCGGTCACCGACCATCTCGTCCCCTATCCGGCCTGCCCGATCGACATCACGCAGGACCAGGTCGACTTCGTGGTTGCGGTGGATTCGATCGGCGACCCGAAAGGCATCGTCTCCGGCATCACCCGCGCGACGACCGATCCCGTCGGACTGCAGATCGCCGACATGGCGACGAGGGTGATCGAAGCCTCGGGGCTCCTCGGCGAGGACTTCTCGTTCCAGACCGGTGCCGGCGGCATTTCGCTGGCGGTGGCGGACTCGCTGCGCGAGACCATGTACCGCAGAAACGTGCAGGGCAGCTTCGCGGCCGGCGGCATCACCGGTTACATCGTGGACATGCTCGAGACCGGACTCTTCCGCGCGCTCTTCGACGTGCAGTGCTTCGATCTGCGTGCGGTCGATTCCTATCGACGCAATCCGCTGCACCAGGCGATGACGGCTTCGATGTATGGGAATCCGCACAACCGGGGCGCTGTGGTCAACCGCCTGAGCGCGATGATCCTGGGCGCGGCCGAGATCGATCGCGAGTTCAACGTCAACGTGACGACGGGCGCGGACGGTCGCATCATGGGCGGCTCCGGCGGACACGCCGACTGCGCGGCGGGCGCCAAGCTCGCCCTGGTGACGACCCGGCTCAACGCCGGCGGCTATGCCAAGGTGGTGGACAGCGTGACCACGGTCACGACACCGGGCGAGACGGTGGATGCGCTGGTGACGGACGCCGGCGTGGCCGTGAACCCGCGGCGGGAGGATCTGCGCGAGCGGCTCGTGTGCGCCGGGCTTCCGGTCGTGTCCATCGACGCACTGCGGGAAAAGGCGGCGGCACAAAGCGTGAACACCGCCCGCAAACCCTCGGCGCACGGGCGCGTAGTGGCCGTGGTCGAATATCGCGACGGCAGCGTCATCGATGTCGTCAGGGAAACCGGAGCGTGAACGGTTTCACGATCCTTGATCGGTGGCAGTGCTGCTCACGCCGGAGCCAGAGGCGCGGGCAGGACGAGCCCCTAGCGAGTTCCGGAAGGCGCTGCCTGCTGCGGCGTATCGAGGTCCTCCTCGATGAATCGCAGCAGTGCCTCGGCCAGCGCCTCGCGGGGATAGGCGTTCTCGGTCACGAACATCGCGCTGATGGTTGGATGTGAACGCGAGATCGGCACCGCGATCGCCCAGTGGTCGGCATTCAGGTAGGCGACCAGAACGCTGCCCGGAATCACTTGGTTGTAGAAGATCACTTGGCTGTCGTTGCGCCCGTCGATGCGCGCGAGCTTGTCGTAGCTCGACTTGAGGATGCGCGAGATGCGCTCCGGCTGCGGAAGGGTGACGAGCGAGTAGTAGCGAAGTCCGCCCGGCAGCGGATTCTGCGCGAGCCATGCCTGACGCTCGGCGGGACGCAGGCTCGCGACGCCACCGCCATCGCCCGACCCGCAGGTGGCGCCGGGAAAGTGTCGCAGCAGATCGGCCTGATACTGCTCGGCGTCGTTGGCCAGCGGCGATCCGCCGACGGCGCCGCTTGCACTCACCACGGCAGCCACCCGCGAGCGAATCTCCGGATAGGCGACCACCGCTTCGAGGATGTCGGGCGCTCCCTTGGAATACCCGATCAGGACGAGGCGCGGCGCCCCTTCGGCCGGCATCGCCAGCAGCGCATCGCGAATCTGGCGGGCGTTGTTCGCGCTGCTCGAAAGCGCGTCGACCTTGAGCAATCCTTGGTCATAGCCGTAGGCACGCACATGCTTTGCGACACTGCCGGTCGGGTCCAGCCATTCCTCGAAGCACTCATACCCGATGCCTGCCACCACGAGCGCGACGAGGCCGCGGCGGGACGATCCGAGCTCGACCGGCTTTCCCGTTGCTGCCGGCTCCGTGCCGACCTTCGTCAGTGCCTCATCGCAGGGCCGGTAGTCCGGAGTTGCATCCTTTCGTGCATCGAGCACCGCGCAATAGATCTCCCGGAAGCGTGCACGTTTGTCCACGACGCCGGTCTGAGCCGCAGGCACGAGCGCGAGCGGCGGCGTGTCGGTCGAGAACGGCAGCAACGGTTTCGATGCGCACCCCGCCAGCACGCCCGACAACAAAGCCATTACGATCGAACCGGCTGCACGAGCCGGCTTGCGTGCGGCGCATCGCGCAGGGCGGTTCGGGTCCGTGCCCTGGGGTGCGTCGCGCATTCCGATTGCCATCACCAGTAGTATCTCCAGTCGAACAACATGCGAAGTCCCAGCGAGTAGACCGTCTGCAGATCGGCCGGAGAGCCTCCGATCGGGCGTTCCACCT encodes:
- a CDS encoding LysR family transcriptional regulator gives rise to the protein MQRDLNDLFYFAQVVDHRGFAPAARALGLPKSKLSRRIALLEERLGVRLIQRSTRRFSVTDIGQRYYAHCKAMLVEADAAQDAIEMTHSEPCGVVRITCPVALLHARVAEMLAAFLIEHPRVTLHLEETNRRVDVIAEGIDVAIRARMPPLQDSDLIVKVLGKRRWGLVASPSLLHRHPAPKVPADLNTLPTLDQGPPRPEHVWQLEGPEGATAAIRHTPRLVTDDMTTLRCAAVAGVGIASLPTMMVGDELRAGALLQVLPGWAPQCGVIHAVFPSRRGLLPAVRRLIDFLAERFARIDEE
- a CDS encoding pirin family protein, which codes for MKRILGVYESPRSHWVGDGFPVRTLFSYDTMGAHLSPFLMLDYAGPAHFAPAARPRGVGVHPHRGFETVTIVYQGELEHRDSTGSGGRIGAGDVQWMTAASGILHEEFHSTEFTRTGGTLEMVQLWVNLPARDKRAAPGYQTLLDRDIPRVDLPGAAGSVRVIAGAFDGRRGPARTFTPMEVWDVRVKQGSRVEFDVPEGHTAALVVLRGSARVNDGEPARDGQMVVLARDGGGICVEAMSETTILLLAGAPIDEPISGYGPFVMNTRAEIRQAIDDFNGGRFGAMAQ
- the citF gene encoding citrate lyase subunit alpha, whose translation is MKNSVGREIPAHIAGYRAVRPFTGAFDNLGVVTRTTATLTSAVPDRQKVLPDIATAIRACGLRDGATISFHHHLRDGDHVLNRVLAEIARLGIRDVRVASSSLFPVHAPLVDHFASGVVTGLCATYIAGPVGEAIAHGALARPIVMYTHGGRARAIEAGDLHIDVAFVAAPTADTYGNINGVDGVSACGTLGYAATDVRYADWVVAVTDHLVPYPACPIDITQDQVDFVVAVDSIGDPKGIVSGITRATTDPVGLQIADMATRVIEASGLLGEDFSFQTGAGGISLAVADSLRETMYRRNVQGSFAAGGITGYIVDMLETGLFRALFDVQCFDLRAVDSYRRNPLHQAMTASMYGNPHNRGAVVNRLSAMILGAAEIDREFNVNVTTGADGRIMGGSGGHADCAAGAKLALVTTRLNAGGYAKVVDSVTTVTTPGETVDALVTDAGVAVNPRREDLRERLVCAGLPVVSIDALREKAAAQSVNTARKPSAHGRVVAVVEYRDGSVIDVVRETGA